In Camelina sativa cultivar DH55 chromosome 13, Cs, whole genome shotgun sequence, the genomic window TTTCGCTTTGGGTTTTGTTTGCACGAATCTGTTCATAAGTTCCCTAACTATTTGTCCGCTTCTTGAAGATTTGGCTGTAACATATGCCAGTGTGGAGATAGATTTTCACTATCAATTTGCTTACTTTGAGGAGTTTATCTAAACGATCCGCAGGTGTTCATGGATTTTTCCATCAATGCTCCTTCTTTTTAAGGTACATGAACATTAGAGACCACTACAGTAACCTTTTTAATGTCTTTGTGGTTATATTGATATTCTTTGTTTATGGAAATCCAGGGAACACAGATTCAGGCAACCATGTTTAACGCAGCTACAAAGAAGTAGTTTTTCACAGATTTGGGATGGGATAGGTTTATTACTATATATCCAGGTGATCGCTTAAGCTTTGCTAATGAGCAGTTTAACACGGTTCACAATGATTATGAGCCGACTCTAAATGAGAATTCAGAGGTTGAAGAACCTAGCTGGTAACGAAGAAATGTTTACCCCTGACAATAATATAGTTCACTTTTGTACCCATTGATATGAGTTGGGTACATGCGTAAATCAGAAAGACCTTATCGGTAAGAGCTGTTTCCTGTTTcttcttaataaaattttggtttatgatgATATTTAGTGACTTCAATGTTATTTCATTTCCAGATGTTATTGGTGTCGTTCAAAGGGTATCTCCGCGTTAGAAGGAGGAATGACAATGAGATGATCCCAAAGAGGGATATATGTAACTTTAGCTGACAAGACAAAGGCGACATGTCGAGGCTTAAGTCGGTATGTATTCcttaatttgtgtgtgtgtgtgtgtgtgtgtgtgtgtgataaaAACTCCATTGAGTACAGTGACTGTTTTTCCAAAGAAAGTAGATAACCTTTAGCAAGAGAGATTCAATTTCCATTATAGAACAAATTAAGACATTAAAACGGAATTAGGATTGAGGTGGGATGAAGTAAGGGGCTGGGTAAATGGTAGATCCCTGAACCATGTCATATCCTCGAACCATGGTATTATCCCAGATATTAACTTTTCCGTAGTTATGGGTGCCCAAGAAATAGATGAAGTTTGGAGATAGGCCATGCAAGCTAGCCTTGACACAGAAAGGTTCACCTTTGTGGGagagaaaaatacagagatctCCAATATCAAAAGTCAAGATAGCCGAATCAAAATAAGTCGAATCAGCATACTCGCATCTCCGGGATATATCGAACACAAAGAAACGCTGTGAATGTACGGACGCGAGTGAGATGCGTCTTGTGTACCACTTAACCAAAAAAGTTACACCTGTGGGTGAGTCCACCAAGTGTTCGGTCCTGCAATATGGAAGCATCCGGTCCCACTCTGATTGCAGGAACTCGTGCAAGTAAGGAAAATACAAGTCGCACGCTATGTGTTTTTCTTCAATATCCCAATATCCTAAACGTGAGCATGCAGAACATCTTGTATCTCCTTGAATACATGACTCGGGAGGAGAAGAAGTCTGGATCTTTTCGAGCAGGCCTAAATAAGCTGAGCTGAGGTCCCAGGAACTTGACGGCCACGATGCAATCATCGTCCTCAGGAGAAGAGGAGGACATGGCCATTGGCAATGAGGCAGAGTTACAAAAGGAGGTAGTGAGATTCGCTTCGGGTCTGAATCAGAAGCACTCGGGTTTAGGTCATCTTGGAGACACACTACGCCGTCTCTCAAAGTAGCCACCCACCCATGAGATGCTCCTATCGTTCCCGTTGGTTTCAACAAATCCATTGGCACCGTctttttcaaaacctctttccCACAACCAGGAGCAATAAAATCCTTaagcatattattttctaaaacctTAGTACCACAAGGAGAAGCACTGAAATTGCAAATGACGAGTTTACCGACATCCCCATCTCTGGAAGTAGATCCACAATGTTCGGCCCCGACGATGTGACAGAGAGGGGTTTCCGACAAGAATCGAACACCAGGGAGGTGGTGTCTCTGCAGAGTGCAGAGTAATATCAGACatgagcagaagaagaagaaagctataGAGAACAATTAACTaacgaagagaagagaagataatcTTACATTTACGAGCTGAGGTGGTTGCCTCCTAAGACAAAGCCTGGAGAGAAGCAGAGATCTCATAGTGATATGATTCTTGGTGGAGATGGAAGATATTCAAACTAAAATCCTAgctgataaaaagaaaagaaacgctGGTAATAATGCCCtccattaaataaaattaatatttttcttgccTACCAAGTCTTAGATTCTAGGAAACTTAATTACACTTTCCTTTCTTGCACTTTCAATAAGTTTCACCATTAATGGCATTGGAATTTCGCGTTTCGACTTTAGCATTCGTATCTAAATTTCAAGGCTGTCAAGATAACAATTAGCTGATGAATTTTGGATTtcagttttgtttcttgaatcttGTTTTCGCCAAAAAAAATCAGGTTTTAATTAGTGTGATGTTGTGATTGCTTAGCCGTGTAAGTCTTTAAACGAATGCTTTTGAATTTAGGAATCAAGCGGCATTATATGGTTAAGTGCAGTATTGGCTTCTGCTTTGGTGTACACCTTTTTATCAAGTGACTGAATGTCTTTTCGAGTAGGATGCCACTGAGTGAAAATTGCGGTCATATAAGCCATCGGAACGTGTAAGAGTTTCTTGTCAATGGCATTGGATTTTCGACTTTATAGCTTTAGTAGGGGAATTTTGGGAAGTTaatttgaaaatgaatcttGATTTCTGAAAAACATCTAAGCTTTAGTGTTTTACCAACAGTTAGTATGTTtgatttcctctttgttttcttaggTTCAAGAGATTGGCAGACACTATGATAAGCTAAGTAGGCTTCTAAAGAAACAACAGTTAGTATGTTtgatttcctctttgttttcttagatTCATTATGTGCTGCAGTTCCttaaaagaagaagttgaaagacAAGCTGATGgctgagtttcaggtaggaagaaaaagataacttttcaaaattatatggAAACTGTTATTTTAAACTGAGATTGCGACTTGTTCTAGGTTCCACGAGCGAAATGTATAAAAAGAATCCAACATTTGAATCTTGCAAAGATGTTAAATGTTCCTCCCAGGTAATGGACACCTTGGCGGAAATCCAAGAAAGTCATGATGCTGTCAGAGACTTAGAAAAGAAACTTCTTGACTTGCAACAAGTATGTTGGATTTCTTCATAAATCAGAATCTCTTGTACCGAGTCTAATGCAATctattaattaaactatttcTGTTTGGCTGAGAACtcattattgtatatttgtatggAGTCATTCGCGTAAAGACAGATCTAACCCCTTTTCTGCAGGTTTCTTAAATATGGCGGTTTTGGTAGTTGGACAAGGAGAAATGCTTGACAACCTAGAATCTCAGGTAATTTGGTATCTCTGAGTGTTGAAATTAGAAGGTTTCAAAATTACAGTGTATATTGACCTTTAAAGTTGTTATATACATAAAGGCAGCAGTGTTATAGGAAGTAATGATGAATAATAAATACCTTAGGCAAATATAGGTGTCAAATGCACTAGATCACGTGCAATCAGGAAACACGGCTCTTCAAGGAAATAGTCAAATAGATGTGTATTGCTATTATCATCCTCCTTATTGTGGTTGCAGTGATCATTGTTGGAAAAACAAGAGTGCCTGAGGAAATCAGAGAGAGAGTgtacaagaagaaaagaaaaaaaaagcaaattataTCCATCCTTATGCACGGCTTTGAGTGAGAgagtgttttgtttatgatttctgtttaataattttttcttaaccaagaaacgaaaaaacaaaaagattctatatcctttaattactaaattaaaCAAACGAATTTTTCACTCTTCAttgaaaattgattttctaTTGATGATCTGTCATTGGTAAAGCTATATGTTGTCTATGTATGTGACTGCAGCAACTGTATGCTAACCGCCTAATCCTAGTGGCGTGGTGGTAGTTAAACTTGGTGGACTTGCGGGAAACCCATCAGATGTTTTCAAGAAGTTAAACTTGGTCACAGAGAAACATCAGACGTTTTCAAGAAGTTAAAGAGTATGTGCCCATATGTTCAAAGGCTTGTCAACATTTGTTTGACTGAAAAGCTAgcaacatgttttttttaaccatgaacGAGTTTTACGGATGGATTGGTTTATGTCATAACAGAGCATTTTGTAGCCAATAAGATgtgaaaacaaaacagagcaaagcaCAACCCACTAGAGGGAGGATTGCACCAGCCAATAAGTGTTTCAACTTTCTCATCATGCTTACTTGATGGATCATCTGGAACTGGAAGCTAATATCTTAAtctcaaacacaaaacagaacaaggAGAGAAATAAGGACTCAATACAAAACAGAACATCATTGGAAAGTTTGTTTTCCATCATAGGAAGCGCAGGTAGAGTACATGATGAGAATTCAGTGTGTTTCCATATCCACAGTccttaaagaaaaatgaaaccaaatACACAGAAGCAGAGAGCGTAGTAGCTTACTAATAGGAGGAGGATTGAGGTGGAATGTAGTAAGGAGCGGGGTAAGTTATAAATATACGATCCTTCTCCTTATTTTTGAGGTTAAATGTTCCGCGTTCGTTGTTCTCTATGTAATAGATCGTATTTCTGCAGTGGCCAGACAAGCTAGCCTTGAGACAAAATGCTTCAGACTTGGACAGGAAAATACAGAGATCTCCAATGTCTTCGGTGTATGTAGCATTTCCCTCTTCGTCTAGCTTGAACACCATTGTATGCCTCGTTTCCATTCTCCCCTCCATTTCCATGTTTCTCTCTATGAACGACTTAACCAGAAACATTTCTCCGGTGGGTCGTGACTCCACCAAGTGTTCGGTCGTGCTACACGAATCTAGTATTTGCAACTCTGAGTGCACGAAATCAGGAACAGGAGTTATAAAGTAGCTCAAACGCTGTATCTTAGGTTCGTTCATATGTTCTCCAAGATCCCAGGATCCTATGTGTGCGCCTCCAGAGCCAGGCATGCAGAACATCTCATCCCTCTTTGAGTACATGACTCTGGAGGAGAACAAGGCTAGATCTTCGACTCTGATGTTGACCCACTCGACCTTTTCTTTTCGAGCAGGCCTACATAAGCTGAGCTGAGGTTCCAGGAACTTGACGGCCACGATGCAGTCATCGTCCTCAGGAGAAGAGGAGGACATGGCCACGTTGGTTACAAATTGTGTTTGGCAATGAGGCAGAGTTACGAGAGGAGGTAGTGAGATTCGCTTCGGGTCAGAATCCGAAGCAATTGGGTTGAGATCATCCTGGAGACGCACAACGCCGTCTCTCAAAGTAGCCACCCACCCATGAGATGCTCCTATCGTTCCCGTTGTTTTCATCAAATCCATTGGCACCTTCTTTTCCAAAACCTTGATTCCATAAGAAGAATATTCATGACTGTAATCGCCAATGAAGAGTTTGCCGACATCGCCATCTCTGGAAGTAGATCCACAATGTTCGGCCCCGACGATGTGACAGAGAGGGGTTTCCGACAAGAATCGAACACCACGGAGGTGGTGTCTCTGCAAGAGTGTAGAGTAATATCAGACatgagcagaagaagaaagcaataCAGAACAAATAACTaacgaagagaagagaagataatcTTACATTTACGAGCGGAGGTGGTTGCCTCCAACGACAAAGCCTGGCAAGAAGCAGAGATCTCATAGTGTATTCTTGGTGATAAAAGATACGAATCAAACCTTAggtgatataaaataaaagctgATAGAGCATAAAAACTGGTAATAATGCCCTCCAGTTAAATATAGAAAGacttagggggaggtattggtttaggatttagaaagaattttaatgactttaaaagttaggtaaactATGTTGTTagtcaatcaagacttttaaaaactctttaaaaatttggtgttattggttgtggatttgtaaaaagttatctaaaatcttgataaatctagtgttattggattaagagttttataaagtcattaaaagtattatgttattcaagtaaaacaaaagaatcttggattgttaatgaattcaaattttatgttattggtttaggattttatatcatttccttcataacaaaagtcatgaaaactctttcatcaaatagaaagattttacaagattagaaaaaacaaatcatcaagattttaaaaaacttcctaaacaatctcttagaatccttcatttttaactttcaattttctatgattctaacaatcagcaaaaacataaagtcattaaaattctttctaaatcctaaaccaatacttCCCCTTATATTCTAGGAAACTTACACTTACGTTTCTTGCAAAACTCGTTACCTTTCTAGATCGGTTcgtatctttatttattttcttgtgttcaGTCTAATAAAGCATAGAAAAAAACGAGTGGACCCATGCATTGAGTAAGcccacaaaatcatcaaaagtatATGGTATGAGACTATgagtaatttttaattaaatttacttTAGAAAAACTAACTAAAGAATGGGTTGAGGAGTATGAAAACTTTCAATGTGCCTACTTTGAGGAGTTTAGTACATGGGCAGCATCTCAGATACAATTTCCCAATGGAACTGGAACCAACCGAGTTCcgtttttgaatttaatgtggAGACAGTACAAAGGCACAAAGCCAGACATATGACAACATTCTCTATCACATGTTTTCAAGAAGCTAAAGAGTATGTGACCATATGTTCAAAGGCTTTGTTTGACTGATGTTTTTCTTAACCTTGCTAATCTATGAACATGTGTTACTGATGGGTTATGTCATATGtgaaaaattatttagtatgCTGTTAGAGTcaaattatattgatttcaGATTTTCACAGAGCATTGCCTTGTTGGTTTTGCTTGCACAATGTGTTTTGTTTAGCAGAACTTTTTACTAAAAGACTATCTCCGTTCCAATGTCCATCAAATAGTGACTGCATTTGACCAGATAGGATTAATCAAAGAACTGCATTGTCATGCTCAAAACTCCACCACATCACAACAATTTAGTTAAGTGACTGTTTGCCCAAAGAAAGTAGAGctaaagagagagatttaatATCCATTATAGAACAAATTAAGACATCAaaatacaacacaaaaaaaaataaaaaaaaattagaattgaGGTGGGATGAAGTAAGGGGCTGGGTAAACGGCAGATCTACGAACCATGTCATACCCACGAACCATGGTATTATCCCAGATATTAACTTTTCCGTAGTCATGGGTGCCCAAGAAATAGATGAAGTTTGGAGATAGGCCATACAAGCTAGCCTGGACACAGAAAGGTTCTCCTTTGTAGGagagaaaaatacagagatctCCAATATCAAAAGTCAAGCGAGCCGAATCATCCCCTAATGTCCGGGCTATATCGAACACAAAGAAACGCTTTGTAACTACGCACCCGGGTGAGAAGCGTCTTGTGTACCACTTAACCAAAAAAGTTTTACCTGTGGGTGAGTCCACCAAGTGTTCGGTCCTGAAACATGGAAGCAATCGTCGCCACTCTGATTGCAGAAACTCGTGTAAGAATGGAAAGTACAAGTCGCAGGCtttgtgtttttcttctatatCCCAGTATCCCATACGTGAGCATCCAGAACCCAGCATGGAGAACATCTTGTATCTCCTTGAATACATGACTCTGGAGGAGAAGAAGGCTGGATCTTCGACTCTGATGTTGACCCACTCCGAGCTGTCTTTTCGAGCAGGCCTACATAGGCTGAGCTGCGGTCCCAGGAACTTGACGGCCACGATGCAATCATCGTCCTCGGGAGAAGAGGAGGACATGACTACGTTAGTTACCAATTGGGTTTGGCAATGAGCCAGAGTTACGAAAGGAGGTAGTGAGATTCGCTTCGGGTCTGGATCAGAAGCACTCGGGTTTAGGTCATCTTGGAGACACACAACGCTGTCTCTCAAAGTAGCCACCCACCCATGAGATGCTCCTATCGTTCCCGTTGGTTTCATCAAATCCATTGGCACCGTCTTTTCCAAAACCTCTTCCCCACAACCAGGAGTAATAAAATCcttatgcatatttttttccaaaaccttAGTACCACAAGGAGAAGCACTGAAATTACAAATGACGAGTTTGCCGACATCGCCATCTCTTGAAGTAGATCCACAACGTTCGGCCCCGACGATGTGACACAGAGGGGTTTCCGACAAGAATCGAACACCACCGAGGTGGTGTCTCTGCAGAGTGCAGAGTAATATCATCAGACatgagcagaagaagaagaaagcaatttACGTACGGGGAGAGAAGCTTACATTTACAAGCGGAGGTGCTTGCCTCCTAAGACAAAGCATGGAGAGAAGCAGAGATCTCATAGTGATATGATTCTTGGTGGagataagaaaatatacaaactAAAATCCTagctaataaaaagaaaagaaacgctGGTTATAATGCCCTCCATTAGATAAAATGAGTATATTCCTTGTCCACCAAGTCTTATATTATAGGAAACTTAATTACACTTACCTTTGTTGCAATTTCAACAAGTTTCACCATTAAATAAGGGTGAAAGCTTTCTCATTAGGCTCAAAGGAGATTTGATGAAAGAACTTGATAGTCGGAGAAGCTATATAGCAGAGGAATCAAGTTTTGCAGAGCCATGGGTACATCAATCGCAGAATCTAAACCAGGGAGATTAAATCTCGGTTAAGTGtctgagaaattaaaaaatatcggTTAAGTATCTAACCAATCCATCATCTGTGACCGGTTTAATAATTCTTCGATTTCGGAGTCAATTGTTTTCATCTTGCTTGCCCAAATCTGTGTATTTCTCCAAAGgtaaagctctctctctctctcatcaatGGCGAAATCAGCGGCGACGGCGGCTTCCTCGCTTGTGCAAAACCTTAGACGATTCATCAAGAAGCCATGGCAGATCACCGGGCCTTGCGCTCACCCGGAATACCTCGAAGCTGTTCCCAAGGCCACCGAGTATCGTCTCCGATGCCCCGCAACGACTGATGGAGAGGCCATCGTGCCGACATCGGATCCCGAAACCGTATACAACATCGTATACCACGGCCGAGATCAGCGCCGAAACCGTCCACAGATCCGGCGATACCTATTGAAGAAGGACAACGTGGTTCAGATGATGAACGAGAAGAAGACGTTCGACGTCTCCGACTTCCCTAAGGTTTACCTGACTACCACAGTCGAAGAGGATTTAAACACGCGTGGTGGAGGCTACGTTAAATAAAACAGGTGATTTGCCGCATGAGAGCTAGGGATCAATAAGATTATCAAATGTGTTAGTTCGTATTCAATAAGGATTGAGCTATTTATTAGATTTAGTTTCGTGTGGTTATAAGCAAATGGGATAGTAAGATTCTGGTGTTCTTCAATTAGGTCCTGCACAATTTGTTGAAATAGATTTTAGAGTTAGCATTGAGTAGGAACTAATGGTTTCTGTTGTTATAGTGCATTGTGTCCTTCACATGATGTTTGATGTAGGTTTTCTCAATCCAGTATCATCATATGAGTTGTCATTTTGGTCCCTGATGCTCGATTAGTTTTGTTGTGATAATCCTGATATACTTTTGTAGTAGTAT contains:
- the LOC104734823 gene encoding uncharacterized protein LOC104734823; its protein translation is MRSLLLARLCRWRQPPPLVNRHHLRGVRFLSETPLCHIVGAEHCGSTSRDGDVGKLFIGDYSHEYSSYGIKVLEKKVPMDLMKTTGTIGASHGWVATLRDGVVRLQDDLNPIASDSDPKRISLPPLVTLPHCQTQFVTNVAMSSSSPEDDDCIVAVKFLEPQLSLCRPARKEKVEWVNIRVEDLALFSSRVMYSKRDEMFCMPGSGGAHIGSWDLGEHMNEPKIQRLSYFITPVPDFVHSELQILDSCSTTEHLVESRPTGEMFLVKSFIERNMEMEGRMETRHTMVFKLDEEGNATYTEDIGDLCIFLSKSEAFCLKASLSGHCRNTIYYIENNERGTFNLKNKEKDRIFITYPAPYYIPPQSSSY
- the LOC104734824 gene encoding uncharacterized protein LOC104734824, yielding MAKSAATAASSLVQNLRRFIKKPWQITGPCAHPEYLEAVPKATEYRLRCPATTDGEAIVPTSDPETVYNIVYHGRDQRRNRPQIRRYLLKKDNVVQMMNEKKTFDVSDFPKVYLTTTVEEDLNTRGGGYVK